In Nicotiana tabacum cultivar K326 chromosome 17, ASM71507v2, whole genome shotgun sequence, one DNA window encodes the following:
- the LOC107779321 gene encoding uncharacterized protein LOC107779321, whose amino-acid sequence MSKIEEIDTRVKAYLYDIGYHGWSWVHVTVNRTWTMTSNIAESLNAVTKDIRKLLVVELLEYMRTLLKSWTNEKLLNAKGAFTYLGKKYNKELKNNRILSQKMRVRASTDYIHTVIDGVKHFIVCLQNKRCSCGQFQLDELPCAHALTALRHRNESYVNYCSLNYTRESLLQTYEISVDPLRDESKWNVPQHIAEEVVKPPTGKRQSGRSQK is encoded by the exons atgtcaaagattgaagagatCGACACACGTGTTAAAGCATACCTATACGATATTGGCTATCACGGATGGTCTTGGGTACATGTTACAGTGAACAGAACGTGGACAATGACATCAAACATTGCAGAGTCATTGAATGCGGTAACCAAAGATATAAGAAAGTTGCTCGTAGTAGAACTATTAGAGTACATGAGGACTCTCCTTAAAAGTTGGACTAATGAAAAGTTATTGAATGCAAAGGGTGCATTCACATACCTTGgaaaaaaatacaacaaagagttgAAGAATAACAGGATATTATCACAAAAGATGAGA gtgagggcttcaacaGATTACATCCATACTGTGATAGATGGTGTGAAGCACTTCATTGTTTGCCTTCAAAACAAGAGATGTAGTTGTGGACAATTCCAGCTTGATGAACTTCCTTGTGCACATGCTTTGACGGCTTTGAGGCACAGGAACGAGTCTTATGTAAACTATTGTTCTCTTAATTACACGAGGGAGAGCCTTCTGCAGACTTATGAAATATCAGTAGACCCGCTGCGTGATGAAAGCAAATGGAATGTGCCACAACATATAGCCGAAGAAGTTGTAAAGCCACCTACCGGGAAAAGGCAGTCAGGGAGATCTCAAAAATAA
- the LOC107779315 gene encoding uncharacterized protein LOC107779315 isoform X1 produces MLIQNYLPGCIEASCATSFSSEITKQDSCNWVSGAESLKMSPENDERPLDGYRKFNSKDGDPCSLNSVDGSRPSTFSAMSGSSKPIVYRRKKFRRNPLTTFSIETSAEVRPSNGCPSELCSEVHLGTFKEDLVAGVAVEKVATAAPILLPAECNRGNLLSKSNSCDGRPEVEEQCSEAASRSDIHRTSDFCVNDSHSSLDFDSSSLKTDVGDASECSSSGALVPEGLDDNMPEKDICVAILRGYGLLEKVPFTELRMSAKTSGTSTDNCSLISCKACDCSDTTLKMLICDNCADAYHLSCCNPRIRKIPRDEWFCQYCLIKKRKLLEKSTCKSLSGPVETESSSNLLSEGESGPISLMLKDTSIYRTCVRIGNNFQAEVPDWTGPVIDEVDRFEPLEIRPSKYLSLHECSSNKPSWFSSIGNWLQCRQVIEGIGEYADGSICGKWRRAPLFEVQTDDWECFRTVLWDPPHADCAVPQELETEEVLKQLKYIETLKPRLAVKRRKLVQTSGASSRCFTEN; encoded by the exons ATGCTGATACAAAATTATCTTCCTGGTTGCATAGAAGCTTCTTGTGCGACCTCTTTCTCATCTGAGATCACAAAGCAAGACTCATGTAACTGGGTTTCTGGCGCCGAATCGTTGAAAATGAGTCCTGAAAATGATGAACGTCCTCTTGATGGCTATAGAAAATTTAATTCAAAGGATGGTGATCCTTGTTCCTTAAACAGTGTAGATGGTTCACGACCTTCAACTTTCAGTGCAATGTCTGGAAGTTCTAAGCCCATTGTATATCGTAGGAAAAAGTTCCGAAGAAACCCTCTCACTACTTTCTCCATTGAAACATCAGCTGAAGTTAGGCCTAGCAATGGATGTCCTTCTGAGCTTTGTTCTGAGGTCCATCTAGGAACTTTTAAGGAAGACTTAGTTGCTGGAGTTGCAGTTGAAAAAGTAGCTACTGCAGCTCCTATTCTGCTTCCTGCTGAGTGTAATAGAGGGAACCTTCTTTCTAAATCAAATTCTTGTGATGGTAGACCTGAAGTAGAAGAGCAGTGCTCTGAAGCAGCTTCAAGAAGTGATATACATAGGACTTCAGATTTTTGCGTAAATGATAGCCATTCGTCGTTGGACTTTGATTCTTCTTCATTGAAGACTGATGTGGGTGATGCCAGTGAATGCTCCTCATCTGGTGCTTTAGTTCCTGAAGGATTGGATGATAATATGCCAGAAAAGGATATATGCGTAGCAATTCTTAGAGGTTATGGGTTGCTTGAGAAAGTTCCGTTTACTGAGCTCCGCATGTCCGCTAAAACCTCTGGTACCAGTACTGACAACTGCTCTTTAATCTCATGCAAAGCCTGTGATTGTTCAGATACTACATTGAAGATGCTAATCTGTGATAATTGTGCTGATGCATATCATTTATCTTGCTGCAATCCCCGTATACGGAAAATACCTCGGGATGAGTGGTTTtgccaatattgtttgattaagaAGCGAAAATTACTGGAGAAATCAACTTGTAAATCCCTAAGTGGGCCTGTCGAAACTGAAAGTTCTAGCAACTTATTGTCTGAAGGTGAATCAGGACCTATATCTCTCATGTTGAAGGACACCAGCATATATAGAACCTGCGTCCGTATTGGCAATAATTTTCAAGCTGAGGTTCCTGACTGGACAGGCCCAGTGATAGA TGAGGTTGATCGGTTTGAACCATTAGAAATCAGACCTTCCAAGTATCTCAGCTTGCAT GAATGCTCTTCTAACAAGCCGTCATGGTTTAGTTCTATTGGCAATTGGCTTCAGTGCCGGCAGGTCATTGAAGGTATTGGGGAATATGCGGATGGAAGTATCTGTGGGAAGTGGCGTAG GGCCCCACTATTTGAAGTTCAAACAGATGACTGGGAGTGCTTCCGTACTGTCCTTTGGGATCCACCTCATGCAGATTGTGCTGTACCTCAA GAACTAGAAACGGAGGAAGTTCTAAAGCAATTGAAGTATATAGAGACG TTGAAACCCCGGCTGGCGGTTAAGAGGCGCAAATTGGTTCAAACCTCAGGTGCTAGCTCACGGTGCTTCACAGAGAATTGA
- the LOC107779315 gene encoding uncharacterized protein LOC107779315 isoform X2, whose translation MLIQNYLPGCIEASCATSFSSEITKQDSCNWVSGAESLKMSPENDERPLDGYRKFNSKDGDPCSLNSVDGSRPSTFSAMSGSSKPIVYRRKKFRRNPLTTFSIETSAEVRPSNGCPSELCSEVHLGTFKEDLVAGVAVEKVATAAPILLPAECNRGNLLSKSNSCDGRPEVEEQCSEAASRSDIHRTSDFCVNDSHSSLDFDSSSLKTDVGDASECSSSGALVPEGLDDNMPEKDICVAILRGYGLLEKVPFTELRMSAKTSGTSTDNCSLISCKACDCSDTTLKMLICDNCADAYHLSCCNPRIRKIPRDEWFCQYCLIKKRKLLEKSTCKSLSGPVETESSSNLLSEGESGPISLMLKDTSIYRTCVRIGNNFQAEVPDWTGPVIDEVDRFEPLEIRPSKYLSLHECSSNKPSWFSSIGNWLQCRQVIEGIGEYADGSICGKWRRAPLFEVQTDDWECFRTVLWDPPHADCAVPQV comes from the exons ATGCTGATACAAAATTATCTTCCTGGTTGCATAGAAGCTTCTTGTGCGACCTCTTTCTCATCTGAGATCACAAAGCAAGACTCATGTAACTGGGTTTCTGGCGCCGAATCGTTGAAAATGAGTCCTGAAAATGATGAACGTCCTCTTGATGGCTATAGAAAATTTAATTCAAAGGATGGTGATCCTTGTTCCTTAAACAGTGTAGATGGTTCACGACCTTCAACTTTCAGTGCAATGTCTGGAAGTTCTAAGCCCATTGTATATCGTAGGAAAAAGTTCCGAAGAAACCCTCTCACTACTTTCTCCATTGAAACATCAGCTGAAGTTAGGCCTAGCAATGGATGTCCTTCTGAGCTTTGTTCTGAGGTCCATCTAGGAACTTTTAAGGAAGACTTAGTTGCTGGAGTTGCAGTTGAAAAAGTAGCTACTGCAGCTCCTATTCTGCTTCCTGCTGAGTGTAATAGAGGGAACCTTCTTTCTAAATCAAATTCTTGTGATGGTAGACCTGAAGTAGAAGAGCAGTGCTCTGAAGCAGCTTCAAGAAGTGATATACATAGGACTTCAGATTTTTGCGTAAATGATAGCCATTCGTCGTTGGACTTTGATTCTTCTTCATTGAAGACTGATGTGGGTGATGCCAGTGAATGCTCCTCATCTGGTGCTTTAGTTCCTGAAGGATTGGATGATAATATGCCAGAAAAGGATATATGCGTAGCAATTCTTAGAGGTTATGGGTTGCTTGAGAAAGTTCCGTTTACTGAGCTCCGCATGTCCGCTAAAACCTCTGGTACCAGTACTGACAACTGCTCTTTAATCTCATGCAAAGCCTGTGATTGTTCAGATACTACATTGAAGATGCTAATCTGTGATAATTGTGCTGATGCATATCATTTATCTTGCTGCAATCCCCGTATACGGAAAATACCTCGGGATGAGTGGTTTtgccaatattgtttgattaagaAGCGAAAATTACTGGAGAAATCAACTTGTAAATCCCTAAGTGGGCCTGTCGAAACTGAAAGTTCTAGCAACTTATTGTCTGAAGGTGAATCAGGACCTATATCTCTCATGTTGAAGGACACCAGCATATATAGAACCTGCGTCCGTATTGGCAATAATTTTCAAGCTGAGGTTCCTGACTGGACAGGCCCAGTGATAGA TGAGGTTGATCGGTTTGAACCATTAGAAATCAGACCTTCCAAGTATCTCAGCTTGCAT GAATGCTCTTCTAACAAGCCGTCATGGTTTAGTTCTATTGGCAATTGGCTTCAGTGCCGGCAGGTCATTGAAGGTATTGGGGAATATGCGGATGGAAGTATCTGTGGGAAGTGGCGTAG GGCCCCACTATTTGAAGTTCAAACAGATGACTGGGAGTGCTTCCGTACTGTCCTTTGGGATCCACCTCATGCAGATTGTGCTGTACCTCAAGTAT GA